In one Silene latifolia isolate original U9 population chromosome 10, ASM4854445v1, whole genome shotgun sequence genomic region, the following are encoded:
- the LOC141605892 gene encoding putative protein phosphatase 2C 6, which translates to MESSDSDETPLSPPPPPSPSTSTSSTVTTLFSTTSGESSSSSSSGEINLTSVDIPPPLPELPSPPPITARERCVGRQDKVSWGFTTVIGRRSEMEDAVAVVPAFISRTCELSGGCTAEGSRTSADVSPVHFFAVYDGHGGSEVADFCAKRMHDVVAEELNREGMHGNEWQKKWQEAFCNGFRRADDEVVMEAVASDMVGSTAVVAVVSGCQIILSNCGDSRAVLCKRRQTIPLSVDHKPDRADELSRIEGEGGRVINWYGARVLGVLAMSRAIGDRYMSPYIIPVPEVTFTTRSEEDECLILASDGLWDVMTNEKVGNVARRVFRKIQKSEESLGDKSPAQVVAETLTQLAISLNSSDNISVIVVDLRLRRRRLQANNDNAG; encoded by the exons ATGGAATCCTCCGACAGCGACGAAACTCCCTTATCACCACCGCCACCTCCTTCGCCGTCGACGTCAACCTCATCAACCGTCACAACTCTGTTCTCCACCACCTCTGGCGAAAGCTCCTCATCATCCTCCTCCGGCGAGATTAACCTCACTTCCGTGGACATCCCGCCACCACTGCCGGAGCTACCGTCGCCGCCGCCGATTACGGCAAGGGAAAGATGCGTCGGACGGCAGGACAAGGTGAGCTGGGGCTTCACCACGGTGATTGGACGGCGATCGGAGATGGAGGACGCTGTCGCCGTCGTTCCGGCGTTTATTTCCCGCACGTGTGAATTGTCCGGCGGTTGTACGGCGGAAGGTTCTAGAACTTCCGCTGATGTTTCTCCTGTTCATTTCTTTGCTGTTTATGACGGCCATGGCGGCTCCGAG GTTGCTGACTTTTGTGCAAAGAGGATGCATGATGTTGTAGCGGAGGAGTTGAATCGGGAAGGAATGCATGGGAATGAGTGGCAAAAGAAGTGGCAAGAAGCGTTCTGTAATGGCTTCAGGAGAGCTGACGACGAGGTCGTTATGGAAGCTGTGGCCTCGGATATGGTGGGTTCCACGGCTGTTGTAGCGGTTGTGTCAGGCTGTCAAATTATTCTTTCAAATTGCGGGGATTCAAGGGCAGTCCTATGTAAGAGAAGGCAGACCATTCCTTTGTCTGTTGACCATAAG CCAGATAGAGCAGATGAGTTATCGAGAATTGAAGGAGAGGGCGGGAGAGTTATAAACTGGTACGGTGCCAGGGTGTTAGGAGTCCTTGCCATGTCCCGAGCGATAG GTGATAGGTATATGAGTCCATATATAATACCAGTGCCAGAGGTAACTTTCACAACAAGAAGTGAAGAAGACGAGTGCTTGATATTGGCAAGTGACGGTCTTTGGGATGTCATGACAAATGAAAAGGTCGGGAATGTGGCTCGTCGCGTCTTTAGAAAAATTCAAAAGTCCGAGGAGTCTTTAGGCGATAAATCTCCTGCACAAGTGGTTGCTGAAACTCTCACACAACTTGCCATTAGTTTAAACAGTTCCGACAACATTTCAGTCATCGTCGTTGACCTTAGATTGAGGAGAAGAAGACTTCAAGCAAATAATGATAATGCAGGGTAA
- the LOC141605891 gene encoding tRNA A64-2'-O-ribosylphosphate transferase isoform X1: MAAMEGGDERMSIYKATRSIKKRHNSLYNALRSIYQDSIFVSEISQLWPQLPLLANLRCGLWYFSNFYETCYFKSTDGHNNNWSFNTSRLNLHVALLAGQKGGCIIVDSTRKGKRFPDSMSKTIPIWTCVLNRAIQRYRNIRHKDENIKHVDDNVDCEASEETSIDWDCSLHLPLFISKTERASIERCLDEFTVRLEESGADISSLAMSLRKPLRPLWISQKSVIWLNEVPDHDSWNFTPIILVSASSQDGFIQHRGSTEFSWNYIPGAGDDEESWARGLTPILFWSHVYDLINCEPNLCNRKVAEIVEADRVYRAQRGLDAPQISVKSQKSSGSNEHEKLPLHSKLEAMKIGEWSSSKGISAICWLGSTNVAVSTTQAAANTPAVDCILNCDKELLNVDPSYRYFHLSTVGSKFDRFSLLNNLPAGMKFARSNLIQGKSLLVCCHDGEDISVCVCLAILISFFDEEGTFDDGNFFRKTCITKWEMRKRLVFLCKFCTNARPSRGNLKQVFSFLNGGTSSDCEAVFPVGDSSIAASE; encoded by the exons ATGGCGGCCATGGAAGGAGGTGATGAAAGGATGAGCATATACAAAGCAACCAGAAGCATTAAAAAGAGACACAATTCGTTATATAATGCCTTACGTTCAATCTATCAAGACTCCATTTTTGTGAGTGAAATCTCGCAGTTATGGCCACAACTTCCATTACTCGCTAATCTTCGATGTGGTCTATGGTATTTTTCAAATTTCTATGAAACTTGTTACTTCAAATCAACTGATGGACACAACAATAATTGGTCTTTCAATACTTCTCGTCTTAATCTTCATGTTGCCCTTCTTGCCG GACAGAAAGGTGGGTGTATTATAGTTGATTCTACTCGGAAAGGAAAGCGATTTCCAGATAGCATGTCAAAGACAATACCTATCTGGACATGTGTATTAAACCGTGCTATTCAGCGGTACCGCAACATAAGACACAAAGATGAAAATATCAAGCATGTG GATGATAATGTAGATTGTGAAGCATCCGAAGAAACCTCCATTGATTGGGACTGCTCTTTGCATTTACCTCTATTTATTTCTAAGACAGAGAGAGCATCAATTGAAAGGTGCCTCGACGAGTTTACAGTAAGACTTGAAGAAAGTGGAGCAGATATTTCATCCTTGGCAATGTCCTTGAGAAAACCTCTACGTCCTTTATGGATTTCACAAAAGTCTGTTATTTGGTTAAACGAAGTGCCTGATCATGACTCGTGGAATTTTACACCAATAATACTAGTTTCTGCATCCTCCCAGGATGGCTTTATTCAACACAGGGGAAGCACTGAGTTTAGCTGGAACTATATTCCAGGGGCCGGAGATGATGAAGAAAGTTGGGCGAGGGGTCTAACACCTATTCTTTTTTGGAGTCATGTGTATGATCTAATAAATTGTGAACCTAATTTGTGTAACCGGAAAGTTGCCGAAATTGTTGAGGCAGACAGAGTTTATAGGGCTCAAAGAGGACTAGATGCTCCTCAAATTTCTGTGAAGTCTCAAAAGTCTTCAGGAAGCAATGAACATGAAAAGTTGCCATTGCATTCCAAACTCGAAGCGATGAAAATTGGTGAATGGTCTTCTTCCAAAGGAATTTCTGCAATATGTTGGCTTGGTTCAACAAATGTTGCAGTGAGCACAACTCAGGCTG CTGCAAATACACCAGCTGTTGATTGTATACTAAATTGTGATAAGGAGTTGCTCAATGTTGACCCCTCATATCGATATTTTCATCTTTCAACTGTG GGTTCGAAATTCGATCGGTTTTCATTGCTTAATAATCTTCCCGCAGGAATGAAGTTCGCAAGGTCAAATCTGATACAAGGAAAATCCCTATTAGTTTGTTGCCATGACG GAGAAGACATTAGTGTTTGTGTTTGCTTAGCAATTTTGATCTCATTCTTCGATGAAGAAG GAACCTTTGACGATGGGAACTTCTTCAGGAAGACGTGTATTACAAAATGGGAGATGCGAAAGCGACTCGTGTTTTTATGCAAATTTTGCACAAATGCCCGACCATCCCGAGGGAATCTAAAGCAGGTCTTTAGTTTTCTTAACGGCGGAACATCTTCAGACTGTGAAGCAGTTTTTCCTGTTGGAGATTCGTCAATTGCAGCTAGTGAATGA
- the LOC141605891 gene encoding tRNA A64-2'-O-ribosylphosphate transferase isoform X2, translating into MKLVTSNQLMDTTIIGLSILLVLIFMLPFLPKGGCIIVDSTRKGKRFPDSMSKTIPIWTCVLNRAIQRYRNIRHKDENIKHVDDNVDCEASEETSIDWDCSLHLPLFISKTERASIERCLDEFTVRLEESGADISSLAMSLRKPLRPLWISQKSVIWLNEVPDHDSWNFTPIILVSASSQDGFIQHRGSTEFSWNYIPGAGDDEESWARGLTPILFWSHVYDLINCEPNLCNRKVAEIVEADRVYRAQRGLDAPQISVKSQKSSGSNEHEKLPLHSKLEAMKIGEWSSSKGISAICWLGSTNVAVSTTQAAANTPAVDCILNCDKELLNVDPSYRYFHLSTVGSKFDRFSLLNNLPAGMKFARSNLIQGKSLLVCCHDGEDISVCVCLAILISFFDEEGTFDDGNFFRKTCITKWEMRKRLVFLCKFCTNARPSRGNLKQVFSFLNGGTSSDCEAVFPVGDSSIAASE; encoded by the exons ATGAAACTTGTTACTTCAAATCAACTGATGGACACAACAATAATTGGTCTTTCAATACTTCTCGTCTTAATCTTCATGTTGCCCTTCTTGCCG AAAGGTGGGTGTATTATAGTTGATTCTACTCGGAAAGGAAAGCGATTTCCAGATAGCATGTCAAAGACAATACCTATCTGGACATGTGTATTAAACCGTGCTATTCAGCGGTACCGCAACATAAGACACAAAGATGAAAATATCAAGCATGTG GATGATAATGTAGATTGTGAAGCATCCGAAGAAACCTCCATTGATTGGGACTGCTCTTTGCATTTACCTCTATTTATTTCTAAGACAGAGAGAGCATCAATTGAAAGGTGCCTCGACGAGTTTACAGTAAGACTTGAAGAAAGTGGAGCAGATATTTCATCCTTGGCAATGTCCTTGAGAAAACCTCTACGTCCTTTATGGATTTCACAAAAGTCTGTTATTTGGTTAAACGAAGTGCCTGATCATGACTCGTGGAATTTTACACCAATAATACTAGTTTCTGCATCCTCCCAGGATGGCTTTATTCAACACAGGGGAAGCACTGAGTTTAGCTGGAACTATATTCCAGGGGCCGGAGATGATGAAGAAAGTTGGGCGAGGGGTCTAACACCTATTCTTTTTTGGAGTCATGTGTATGATCTAATAAATTGTGAACCTAATTTGTGTAACCGGAAAGTTGCCGAAATTGTTGAGGCAGACAGAGTTTATAGGGCTCAAAGAGGACTAGATGCTCCTCAAATTTCTGTGAAGTCTCAAAAGTCTTCAGGAAGCAATGAACATGAAAAGTTGCCATTGCATTCCAAACTCGAAGCGATGAAAATTGGTGAATGGTCTTCTTCCAAAGGAATTTCTGCAATATGTTGGCTTGGTTCAACAAATGTTGCAGTGAGCACAACTCAGGCTG CTGCAAATACACCAGCTGTTGATTGTATACTAAATTGTGATAAGGAGTTGCTCAATGTTGACCCCTCATATCGATATTTTCATCTTTCAACTGTG GGTTCGAAATTCGATCGGTTTTCATTGCTTAATAATCTTCCCGCAGGAATGAAGTTCGCAAGGTCAAATCTGATACAAGGAAAATCCCTATTAGTTTGTTGCCATGACG GAGAAGACATTAGTGTTTGTGTTTGCTTAGCAATTTTGATCTCATTCTTCGATGAAGAAG GAACCTTTGACGATGGGAACTTCTTCAGGAAGACGTGTATTACAAAATGGGAGATGCGAAAGCGACTCGTGTTTTTATGCAAATTTTGCACAAATGCCCGACCATCCCGAGGGAATCTAAAGCAGGTCTTTAGTTTTCTTAACGGCGGAACATCTTCAGACTGTGAAGCAGTTTTTCCTGTTGGAGATTCGTCAATTGCAGCTAGTGAATGA
- the LOC141608147 gene encoding uncharacterized protein LOC141608147 — MLRACVMEFGGSSKERLDLTEFSYNNSYYASIGMPPFEALYGRKCMSPVCWDDREDVVVLGPERIQEMVEQVHIIRQKMRAAQDKQKSYADLKRTDIEFNVGDKVLLKVSPMRGVVRFGKKGKLIQKYIRPYEILDRVGGVAYRLALPSALDRVHNVFHVSQLRKYVSDPTHVLEPGHIEIDEHLSYTEEPKEILDRKVRKTRNGETALVKVL; from the coding sequence atgttgagggcttgtgtgatggagtttggtggatcATCTAAGGAGAGGTTGGATTTGActgagttttcttataataacagctacTATGCTAGTATTGGCATGCCGCCTTTTGAAGCATTGTATGGGAGGAAGTGCATGAGTCCAGTGTGTTGGGATGACAGAGAAGATGTTGTTGTACTAGGACCTGAGAGGATACAGGAAATGGTGGAGCAAGTGCACATTATTCGTCAAAAGATGCGTGCGGCGCAGGATAAACAGAAAAGCTATGCAGATTTGAAAAGAACCGATATAGAATTTAATGTGGGAGATAAAGTGTTGTTAAAAGTGTCTCCTATGAGGGGAGTggtgagatttgggaagaaagggaagttgaTTCAGAAGTATATTaggccatatgagatcttagacagaGTTGGAGGGGTAGCTTACCGTTTAGCACTACCTTCAGCTTTGGATAGGGTCCATAATGTATTTCATGTTTCACAGttgaggaagtatgtgagtgatcctactcATGTACTAGAGCCTGGGCATATTGAGATTGATGAGCATTTGTCTTATACTGAGGAGCCTAAGGAGATCTTGGATAGAAAGGTGAGGAAGACTCGTAATGGTGAGACAGCATTGGTGAAAGTTTTATGA